Proteins from one Pectinophora gossypiella chromosome 19, ilPecGoss1.1, whole genome shotgun sequence genomic window:
- the LOC126375396 gene encoding uncharacterized protein LOC126375396, producing the protein MICLRIFVTYSYRLTRRHSTAFLIASLIFGLTIILQLYALRHQDHSSTHHIIGDFDYKPGAFLKDLQPNENISYCQFNYGLPYAFNWGSLQVHPSPEGGIKGPFKVIYNAIRGTAYENVSKYDTVTYVTQATPEFIYHIVEIARYWDGPISLSVFVPDYDLDITMQIMDHLCHCYSSMAKVSLHLFYHKKFPPRLGRDPVYIPVFSTPSPNETVEEAMKRKMENYKKLTNETRAEYIQKSINNKMKRMMGSKVKRRTSAPYLSFKDCSGLDTFDLATFRRLINFIYPINVGRNSARNASRTNYFLVSDIEMVPSSGLAVKFTKMLRKLIGARKRDKGCIIPNTVFVVPVFEVQKGEHIPHDKETLVNMIAENRAMYFHQKICMHCQRFPGMQTWLRRPSPAGVQPMLIARREYPYHRWEPLYFGTNREPWYSESLTWEGLQDKMTQMLELCLQGYRMVILDGGFLCHAARTNTNRLFYHRARRSNAKHYADIIESFKLMYPDRGQCKINFGFKS; encoded by the exons ATGATATGCTTGCGGATATTCGTGACGTACTCCTACCGGCTGACCAGAAGACACTCGACAGCCTTCCTCATAGCCTCTCTGATCTTCGGCCTCACCATCATCCTCCAGCTATACGCCCTCAGACATCAAGACCACTCCTCCACACACCACATCATCGGTGACTTTGACTACAAACCAGGCGCATTTCTCAAAGACTTGCAGCCTAATGAAAATATTAGCTACTGCCAGTTCAACTATGGCCTACCATATGCCTTCAATTGGGGCTCTTTACAAGTACATCCGTCCCCAGAAGGAGGGATTAAAGGACCTTTCAAAGTCATCTACAATGCAATCAGAGGTACGGCGTATGAAAATGTTAGTAAATACGACACAGTGACATATGTAACGCAAGCGACCCCAGAATTTATATACCACATTGTAGAAATAGCAAGGTACTGGGATGGACCAATAAGCCTCTCAGTTTTCGTGCCAGATTACGATTTGGATATCACAATGCAGATAATGGATCATCTATGTCATTGTTATTCAAGTATGGCAAAAGTATCtctacatttattttatcataaaaagTTCCCACCGAGACTGGGCAGAGACCCTGTGTATATTCCAGTATTTTCCACACCTTCTCCAAATGAAACAGTGGAAGAAGCAATGAAGAGAAAAATGGAGAATTATAAAAAACTGACGAATGAAACCAGGGCTGAGTATATTCAGAAatcgataaataataaaatgaagcgGATGATGGGAAGTAAAGTGAAGAGGAGGACGTCTGCGCCATACTTGTCGTTTAAAGACTGTTCCGGGCTGGACACATTCGATCTTGCCACATTTAGGcgcttaataaattttatttatccaATTAACGTTGGTAGAAATTCAGCGAGGAACGCCTCGCgcacaaattattttttggtgTCTGATATAGAAATGGTGCCAAGTAGTGGATTGGCTGTGAAATTTACGAAGATGCTGCGGAAGCTTATAGGCGCCAGGAAACGTGATAAGGGGTGTATAATCCCTAACACCGTCTTTGTTGTTCCCGTGTTTGAAGTTCAAAAAGGAGAGCACATTCCACACGACAAAGAGAC GTTGGTGAATATGATAGCAGAGAATCGTGCGATGTACTTTCATCAGAAAATCTGCATGCATTGTCAGAGGTTTCCTGGTATGCAAACATGGTTGAGGAGGCCGTCGCCTGCAGGTGTTCAG ccgATGCTCATAGCTCGTAGAGAATATCCGTATCACAGATGGGAGCCACTATATTTTGGTACTAATAGAGAGCCATGGTACAGCGAAAGCCTTACTTGGGAAGGACTTCAAGACAAAATGACGCAG ATGCTAGAGCTGTGTCTTCAAGGCTACAGGATGGTTATTCTGGACGGCGGGTTCCTCTGTCACGCGGCGCGCACCAACACCAACCGTCTCTTCTACCACCGAGCTAGGCGAAGCAACGCGAAGCACTATGCCGATATCATAGAATCCTTCAAACTCATGTATCCCGACCGAGGCCAGTGCAAAATCAACTTCGGCTTCAAAAGTTGA